The window GATCACCGCAGACTGCGCACGTCCAAATGCCGCAGCACCCGGTCCACCACCTCGGGATCGGCCCCCGGCTCACTGCGCGCCGCCAGCACCTCGTGCCGCGCCGCACTCAGCAGCTCGCCCTGGATCCGCCGCACCCGCTTGAGCCGCCGCACCCGCTGCTGATGGGCCTCCCTGCGCTCCTCCTCCCCCATGTCCGGGCTGATCCGCACCCCGATCTCGAACGCCCGCCGCAGCATCTGCTCGGACAGCTCCTCCGGCAGGTCCTCGACGGCCTCGATCTCCCTCAGCCTCCGCTTCGCCGCCTTGGCGGCCCGCACCGCCAGCTGCTTCTCGAACTCCTTCTCCCGCTCGCTGTCGGCACGCACCCCGAGCCGCTTCACCAGCCACGGCAGGGTCAGTCCCTGCAGCACCAACGTCGCCATGATCACCCCGAACGCGATGAACACGATCTCGTCCCGGTCGGGAAAGGCGGCGCCCGCATCCGTCTCCAGCGGAACGGCCAGCGCCAGGGCGACCGAGGCGACGCCCCGCATCCCCGACCACCACATCACGATGGTCTCGCGCCAGCTGACCGGGATCTCCTCGTCGTAGTCCCGTTTCGCGTGCATCCGCTTGGTGAGCCAGGTGGCCGGCAGCAACCACAGCAGACGCACGATGACGACGACGCCGACCACCGCGGCCGCCCAGCCGAGCATCTCGGCCCAGCGCCCGGACGCGGTCCGCACCGCGATGTGCAGTTCGAGCCCGATCAGCCCGAACGCGACGCCGGTGACCAGCGTGTCGACGATGTCCCAGAAGGTGTGCCCGGCGAGCCGCGTCATCACGTCGTCGGCGTCGGTGGCGTACTCGGCGAGGAACAGGGCGGTGACGAGCACGGCGAGCACGCCGGAGCCGTGGAGTTCCTCGGCCAGCACGTACGAGGCGTACGGCACGAGCAGCGTGAGCCCGATCTGCAGGGTCGGGTCCCCCAGCAGATCCATCAGCTTGTTGGCGCCCCAGCCCAGGGCGAGTCCGATGGCCAGCGCCACCACGGCGGAGAGCACCAGATCCAGTCCGGCTTCCCACGGCGAGAAGCTGCCGCTCACGGCCGCCGCGATCGCCACGTGGTACAGCACGATGGCCGTCACGTCGTTGAAGAGCCCCTCGCCCTCCAGGATGGACACCAGCCGCCGTGGCAGCCCGAGTTGCCCGGCGACGGCGGTCGCCGCGACCGGATCGGGCGGCGCGACGAGCGCGCCCAGCGCCACGGCGGCGGCGAGCGGCAGCCCCGGCACGATCGCGTGGGCCACCGCGGCCACGCACACCGTGGTGACGAACACCAGCGCCACGGCCAGCAGAAGGATGGGCCGTACGTTCGCCGCGAACTGCCGCCACGAGGTCCGCCGTACGGCGGCGTACAGCAAAGGCGGCAACAGCAGCGGCAGGATCAGGTCGGGTGGAATGTCGACATTGGGCACGAAGTCGAGCAGCGCGAGCACGATCCCGAGCAGCGTCATCAGCACCGGCGCCGGCAACCCGACCCGGTCCCCCACCGGGACACTCACCACGGCCCCGAGCAACAGCACGAACAACAGGGCCAACTGATCCACGGCTAGCGCTCCGGTGACATCGACGTCCGCAAGGCAGACCTCAAGCCTGCCAGGCCGCCGTTCTCACCAGCGCATACGGGCCCCGCGGCTACAGAACGCGCCGCATCGCCCGGTGCGGTATCCCCGCGTCGGGGAACTCCGGCCCGTACGCCACGTACCCCAGCCGCTCGTAGAACCCCAGCGCATGCGTCTGCGCGTGCAGATCCACGGCCGCGAGCCCACGCGCGCGTGCCGCCTCCTCGAGGGCCCGCACCAGCGCGGCGCCGACGCCGAGCCCACGCGCCGCCTTGGTCACCGCGAGCCGCCCCAGCGACCCGACCGACGGGTCACCGTCGACCTTCGCCGCGGCCGCCTCCCCGTGCAGCAGGCGCCCGGTGCCGAGCGGCACCCCGTCCGCCCGCACGGCCAGCACATGCACGGCGACGGTGTCGTACGCGTCGTACTCCAGGTCCTCGGGAACGCCCTGCTCCCCGACGAAGACCTCCTTGCGCACCGCGAAGCACATCTCACGGTCGGCAGGGTCCTCGGCGACCCGCACCGCATACGACGTGGCCGGCGCCGACGACGGCGAACTCACGCGTACGTCTCCTCGCGGACCTGGTCCAGAGCCTTCTGCAGGTCGGCCGGGTAGTCGCACGCGAACTCCACCCACTGCCCGTCCCCGGGGTGCTCGAAGCCGAGGCGTACGGCGTGCAGCCACTGGCGGGTCAGGTGGAGCCGCTTGGCGAGCGTCGGGTCGGCGCCGTACGTCAGGTCGCCGACGCAGGGGTGCCGGTGGGCGGCCATGTGGACGCGGATCTGGTGGGTGCGGCCCGTCTCCAGCTTCACATCGAGCAGGGAGGCCGCGCGGAACGCCTCGATGAGGTCGTAGTGCGTGACGGACGGCTTGCCGTCGGCCGTGACCGCCCACTTGTAGTCGTGGTTGGGGTGGCGGCCGATGGGCGCGTCGATGGTGCCGCTGGTCGGGTCGGGGTGGCCCTGGACGAGCGTGTGGTACCGCTTGTCGACCGTGCGCTCCTTGAACTGGCGCTTGAGCGACGTGTACGCGTACTCGGACTTGGCGACGGCCATCAGCCCGGACGTGCCCACGTCGAGCCGGTGCACGATGCCCTGGCGCTCGGCGGCACCGGACGTGGAGATGCGATAGCCGGCCGCGGCCAGCCCGCCGATGACCGTCGGACCGCTCCAGCCCGGCGACGGGTGCGCGGCCACACCGACCGGCTTCACGATCACGACCACGTCATCGTCGTCGTGCACGATCTCCATGCCCTCGACCGGCTCGGCGACGACCTGCACCGGCGCGGGCGCCTGCGGCATCTCCACTTCGAGCCAGGCGCCACCGTGCACGCGCTCCGACTTACCGACCACCGATCCGTCGACCGTGACCTTCCCCGCGGCGGCGAGCTCGGCCGCCTTGGTCCGGGAGAAGCCGAACATGCGGGAGATGGCGGCGTCGACGCGCTCGCCCTCCAGGCCGTCGGGCACGGGCAGGGTACGGATCTCGGGAATCGTGCTCACCCGACGAGTATGCCGGACGGGTGAGACAGTCCCGAACGCGCGATCAGTCCTTGTGGACGGTCCCGTCCGGGTCCAGTCCCTTGAACGACAGCAGCACGATGAGGATGCCGCCGCACACGATCGCCGAGTCGGCCAGGTTGAACACGGCGAAGTGCTTGGGCGCGATGAAGTCCACGACCGCGCCCTCGAAGACGCCCGGCGAGCGGAAGATCCGGTCGGTGAGGTTGCCGAGCGCACCGCCGAGCAGCATGCCGAGCGCGATCGCCCAGGGCAGGCTGTACAGCTTGCGGGCGAGCCGGGCGATCACCACGATGACGGCCGCCGCGATCACCGTGAAGATCACGGTGAAGGCCTCGCCGAAACCGAAGGCCGCGCCCGCGTTGCGGATCGCCTCGAACTTCAGCCAGTCCCCGATGATCTCGATCGGCGGGTGGTGCTCCAGCTTGGCGACCACGATCATCTTGCTGACCAGGTCGAGGGCGTAGGCGAAGGCGGCAACCCCGAACAGCACGGCGATACGGCGCCCGCCCCGGGGCCGCTCGGCCGCGGCTTCCTTCGCGTTCTCGTCGGACTGCTCCGGCTCGGCTCCCGCCGCCTCTGGGGTATCCGGCGTACCGATGATGCGCTCCGCCTCTGCCACGTGAGTCCTTCAACCTAGGTACCTGACTGAGGACGAGAGTACGACACGTCCGGCGGCACCCGGATACCGGTCAGTACCGGCGTTCTTGCTTCTGTTTGCACTCCACGCACAGGGTCGCGCGCGGGAAGGCCTGCATGCGCGCCTTGCCGATCGGGTTGCCGCAGTTCTCGCACAGGCCGTAGGTGCCCGCGTCGAGCCGCTCCAGGGCCCGCTCGGTCTGCGTGAGCATCTCGCGCGCGTTGGCGGCGAGCGCCAGTTCGTGCTCGCGCGTGATGTTCTTGGCGCCGGTGTCCGCCTGGTCGTCGCCGGCCCCGTCCCCGGAGTCCCGCATCAGGCCGACCAGGGACTGCTCGGACGACGTGAGCTCGTCGCGCAGCCGCATCACCTCGCCCATCAGCTCGGCTCGGGCCTCCTCCACCTCCTCCGGGGTCCAGGGGTCCTCACCGGGGCGCACCGCGAGCTCGCCGGGCTCCACCGCCGCGGAGATGCGTGCCTTGGGAAGGGCGGTCTTGGCCGCCGTGGCCGTGCCAGGAGTCTTCTTCGCAACCACCGTCGTGGCTCCCGTCTGCTCCGCGGCCTGCGCCGCGCCCACCTTCTTGGCCCTGCTCTCGGCGACCACACTCTTCCCAGCCGCCCGCTCCGCAACCGCCTTCTTCCCGGCCGCGGCCCTCTTGGACGTGGTGCTCGTCCCGGACGTGCTGCCCGTCCTGGGCGCGCTCCTCTTGGCAGCGCCCGTCTCGGAGACGCCCTTCGCCACAGCACCGCCCTCCCCCACACCGACGCCCTTCTCCCCGGCCGCCTTCTCTCCGGCCGTTTCCTTCCCCGCTGATTCCTTCCCGACGGCCACCTTCACGGCCACCTTCTTGGCCGCACCTTCCTTGGCCACGGCCCTCTTGGCCGCGCTTTCCTTCGGCGCCGTCTTCTTGGCCGCGCTTTCCTTGGGCGCCGCCTTCTTCGCGCCCGCCTTTTCCACCGCCGCCTCTTGGGCCGCCGTAGCCTTGGCGCCCTTGGCTCCCTTGCCCCCGGACAGGGCCTTCTTGGACACCGCCTTCTTGGCCGTGCCCTTCTCGGCCGTGGCTTTCTCAGCCGTGGCCTTCTCAGCCGTGGCTTTCGCGGTCGCGCCTTTCTTTCTGGCAGCCTTCCTGGCGGCCGCTTTAGAACCCGCCTTCTTCTCGGCCGTCTCCTCCGCCTCGCCCCCGACAGGCCCCCGCACCCTCTTCACCGGCTTCCCGCCCGGCACCCCCGCGGCAGAACCTCCCTGTGCCCCCGTGGCACTTCCCCGCGCGCTCTTCTTCCCGCCCACATCCTTGGCCGTACCGCCGGAGGCATTGGCCGCACCGGAGACACCGGCACCGCCAGAGGCGCCCGTGCCGCCGGAGGCACTCGCATGTGTGGATCTGCCCGACGCCGACTGCTGTACGGCGGTCTTCTTCGCCACCATGCCGCGGCCCCTTCACATATTGTGATCTTGCTCGCGAATCGTGCTGGGACGATAAATCGACTTGAGTCCCGCGGCAACGGGGCACACCGCCCGATTCGCCCGCCTCGCGCATGCCGCGCGGCAGACCTGCATGCGTTGTGCCCAGCTCCCCGCCGGGTATGCAATCGAGCCGACCGTCCCAGAATCCGAACACGCGTACCGATCCATTCGAGTCATCCCGGCCGGTACGGCACCCCCGCCCCCGCGCCCCGAAAATCCGGTCGGCCGCTGTCGGCGCGGCGCCGTACACTGGGCGGAGCGAAAAGCGTGGATGGGGACGAGTAGCGACGTACGCAGCCCAGAGCGACCCGGGGACGGTGGAAGCCCGGGGGCGAGCGCGACGCGAAGATCACCCCGGAGCCGCCGGAAGAAAGCCGCAGCCGAACAGCAGCGGCCGGTAGAACCGGCATCGCGACCCCAATGAGGGGGCTCACCGAGGCACACCATGCGTCGGAGGGCCAAGGAGGGTGGTACCGCGGGAGCGCGCCGAAACCGGCGTACGGAAAGACACAGCTCTCGTCCCTCCGGACGGAAGGCAGCAAGTCCGCCGGAGGAAGCTCGCTGATGACAACGCCGACGTACCGCCAGGTACCCGCCCAGGTAGACCTGCCCGCGCTAGAGCACGCCGTGCTCGACTTCTGGCGCGAGCAGAAGATCTTCGCCAAGAGCCTGGAGCAGTCCGAGGGCCGCCCCGAGTGGGTGTTCTACGAGGGCCCGCCCACCGCCAACGGCATGCCCGGCGCCCACCACATCGAGGCCCGCGTCTTCAAGGACGTCTTCCCCCGCTTCCGCACCATGCGCGGCTACCACGTCGCCCGCAAGGCCGGCTGGGACTGCCACGGCCTCCCGGTGGAGCTGGCGGTCGAGAAGGAGCTCGGCTTCAGCGGCAAGAAGGACATCGAGGCGTACGGCATCGCCGAGTTCAACGCCAAGTGCCGTGAGTCCGTGCTGCGCCACACCGACGCCTTCTCCCAGCTGACGACCCGCATGGGCTACTGGGTCGACCTCGACGAGGCGTACGTCACGATGGACCCCGAGTACATCGAGTCCGTCTGGTGGTCGCTCAAGGAGATCTTCGACAAGGACCTGCTGGTCCAGGACCACCGCGTCGCCCCCTGGTGCCCGCGCTGCGGCACCGGCCTGTCCGACCACGAGCTGGCGCAGGGCTACGAGACGGTCGTCGACCCCTCGGTGTACGTCCGCTTCCCGCTCACCTCCGGTCCGCTCGCCGGCGAGGCCGCACTCCTGGTGTGGACGACGACGCCCTGGACCCTCGTCTCCAACACGGCCGTGGCCGCGCACCCCGAGGTCACCTACGTCGTCGCGACGAAGGGCCCAGAAGGCACAGAGAAACTCGTCGTCGCCGAGCCGCTCCTCGCCAAGGCCCTCGGCGAGGGCTGGGAGACCACCGGCCAGACCTTCACCGGCGCCGAGATGGAGCGCTGGACGTATCAGCGCCCGTTCGAGCTGGTCGAGTTCCCGGCGCCCGCCCACTACGTGGTGAACGCCGAGTACGTCACGACCGAGGACGGTACGGGTCTGGTCCACCAGTCCCCCGCCTTCGGTGAGGACGACCTCAAGGTCTGTCGCGCGTACGGCCTGCCCGTCGTGAACCCCGTCCGCCCGGACGGCACCTTCGCCGAGGACGTCCCCCTGGTCGGCGGCGTCTTCTTCAAGAAGGCGGACGAAAAGCTCACCGAGAACCTCCAGCAGCGCGGTCTGCTCTTCAGGCACATCCCGTACGAGCACAGCTACCCGCACTGCTGGCGCTGCCACACCGCGCTCCTCTACTACGCGCAGCCGTCCTGGTACATCCGCACCACCGCCGTCAAGGACCGCCTCCTCCAGGAGAACGAGAAGACCAACTGGTTCCCGGAGACGGTGAAGCACGGCCGCTTCGGCGACTGGCTGCAGAACAACATCGACTGGGCGCTGTCCCGCAACCGCTACTGGGGCACCCCGCTGCCGATCTGGCGCTGCGAGGACGACCACCTCACCTGCGTCGGCTCCCGCGCGCAGCTCACCGAGCTGACCGGCACCGACCAGTCGAACCTGGACCCGCACCGCCCGTACATCGACGACATCACCTTCGCGTGCCCCCAGTGCGAGAAGACGGCCACGCGCGTGCCCGAGGTCATCGACGCCTGGTACGACTCGGGCTCGATGCCGTTCGCGCAGTGGGGCTACCCGCACAAGAACAAGGAGCTCTTCGAGAGCCGCTACCCGGCGCAGTTCATCAGCGAGGCCATCGACCAGACCCGCGGCTGGTTCTACACACTGATGGCGGTCGGCACGCTGGTCTTCGACAAGTCGTCGTACGAGAACGTCGTGTGCCTCGGCCACATCCTCGCCGAGGACGGCCGCAAGATGTCCAAGCACCTGGGCAACACCCTGGAGCCGATCCCGTTGATGGACCGGCACGGCGCGGACGCGGTGCGCTGGTTCATGGCGGCCGGCGGCTCCCCGTGGGCGGCACGCCGCGTGGGCCACGGCACGATCCAGGAGGTGGTGCGCAAGACCCTCCTCACCTACTGGAACACGGTCGCCTTCCAGGCCCTGTACGCCCGTACGTCGAACTGGGCGCCGTCCGAGGCCGACCCGGCCCCGGCCGACCGCCCGGTCCTGGACCGCTGGCTGCTGTCCGAACTGCACGCGCTGACCGACCAGGTGACCCAGTCCCTGGAGGCGTACGACACCCAGCGCGCCGGCAAGCTGCTCTCGGCGTTCGTCGACGACCTGTCGAACTGGTACGTCCGCCGCTCCCGTCGCCGCTTCTGGCAGGGCGACAAGGCCGCGCTGCGCACGCTGCACGAGGTCGTCGAGACGGTCACGAAGCTGATGGCCCCGCTGACCCCGTTCATCACCGAGCGGGTCTGGCAGGACCTGGTCGCGCCGGTCACCCCGGGCGCCCCGGAGTCGGTCCACCTGTCGTCCTGGCCTGAGGCGGACCTGTCGGCGATCGACCCGGAGCTGTCGAAGCAGATGGTCCTGGTCCGCAGGCTGGTCGAGCTGGGCCGCGCCACGCGCGCGGAGTCGGGCGTGAAGACCCGTCAGCCACTGCGGCGCGCGCTGGTGGCCGCGACCGGCTTCGAGGCGCTCAACCCCGAGCTGCACGCGCAGATCACGGAGGAGCTGAACGTCGAGTCCCTGGCGTCGCTGTCCGAGGTGGGCGGCAGCCTGGTCGACACCACCGCCAAGGCCAACTTCCGCGCCCTGGGCAAGCGGTTCGGCAAGCGTGTCCAGGATGTGGCGAAGGCCGTCGCGAACGCGGACGCGGCCGCGCTGTCCCTGGCCCTGCGCGAGGGCACGGCGTCGGTCGAGGTCGACGGCGAGACGGTCACTCTCGCTCCGGACGAGGTGATCATCACGGAGACCCCGCGCGAGGGCTGGTCGGTGGCGTCCGACTCGGGTGCGACGGTCGCGCTGGACCTGGAGATCACGGAGGAGCTGCGCCGCGCGGGCCTGGCCCGTGACGCGATCCGCCTGATCCAGGAGGCCCGCAAGAACAGCGGCCTGGACGTGGCCGACCGCATCGCCCTGCGCTGGACGGCGACGGACACGGCGACGGTCGCGGCGCTGGGCGAGCATGCCGAACTCATCGCCGACGAGGTCCTGGCGACGGACTTCGCCCAGGGCGACGCGGACGACACCTACGGCTCCCCGTTCACGGACGAGGGCCTGACCCTGACGTTCCGCCTGCGCAAGGCGTAGCGAGGCTCGGCCGAACATCCGAAGGCCCGGGACCGCCAAAGAATCTTGGTGGTCCCGGGCCTTCGGCGTTGTGTACGTCGGACACCGCACCCGACCCCCGAACAAACGCCGCAAACTCCGTGAACACGCGTAGCAAAAGGGCGGGGCCCCGGATCGAAATCCGGGGCCCCGCCCTGAACGCTGCCGACGCCTACGGCGTACTACCAACCGTCAGTTGTCGTCCTCGTCGATGAGGAACCCGCGCATAGGCGACGGAGCCTGGCCCATCGGACCGGGACCCTGCGGCCGGACCGGAGCCATGGGCTGGGTCATCGCCGGGGACATCTGCTGCTGACCGCCGTAGGACGGAGCAGCCGGAGACGGGGCGCCGCCCATCGTCTGGTTGCCGCCGTAGGACGGGGCACTCGCGCCGGCCGGTGCCATGGAAGGCGCCGGGGACGGCGGGAGGGACGCCGCGGCCGGGGTGCGCGGAGGGGCGAGCGAGTCGTCCGACTGGGTCTCCAGCTGGCGCAGCTGGGACTCGAGGTAGGACTTCAGCCGCGTGCGGTACTCGCGCTCGAAGCCGCGCAGGTCCTCGACCTTGCGCTCCAGCGTGGCGCGGGCGGACTCCAGGGAGCCCATCGCGACGCGGTGCTTCTCCTGCGCGTCCCGCTCCAGGGCGTCAGCCTTGGCACGGGCGTCACGCTCGAGACCCTCGGCACGCGAACGCGCCTCGCCGACGATCTTGTTGGCCTCGGAACGAGCTTCGGCGATCGCCTGGTCGGCGGTCTGCTGGGCCAGCGAGAGGACACGGGCGGCGCTGTCGCCACCGGGGCCACCCTGACCCGGGCCGCCCATGGGGCCGGGGCCACCCATAGGACCGCCCATCGGGCCACCCATCTGCTGCTGCATCGGGGGCTGGCCCATCGGCCCCGGACCCTGGCCCATCGGACCGGGACCCTGCGGGCCACCCTGACCGCCGGGACCGGCGGGCAGCTGCGGAGCACCGCTGGGCAGCTGGGGCGGGCCTCCCATGGGGCCACCCATCTGCTGCTGCGGCGGGCCCGATATGCCGGCGGGTACAGGAGCGCCGGGACCGCGCATGCCCTGCTGAGGCATGCCGCCCTGCTGCTGGTCCTGCGGGCCGCCGGGACCCTCCGGGGGCTTGCGCATGTTCTGCTGGTTCTGAGCAGCAGCGCGCGTGGCCGCGGCCAGCTTGGCGCGCAGGTCCTCGTTCTCGCGGAGCAGGCGCGTCAGTTCGGCTTCGACCTCATCGAGGAAGGCATCGACCTCGTCCTCGTCATAGCCTTCTCGGAGGCGGACGGTCGTGAACTGCTTGTTCCGCACGTCCTCGGGGGTCAACGGCATCTCTTCACCTCAACGTAGTGGTCGGCAGTCGGCAAGACCGTATCTGTCACATCGCTCACATCGCGCTCCGCACGAGCGTGATCAGGATGTAGACGATGATCATCAGAACGAAGAAGGACAGGTCGAGCGCCACGCCCCCGAGACGCAGCGGCGGGATGACCCGCCGCAGAAGCTTGAGCGGTGGATCAGTGACAGTGTAGGTGGCCTCCAGAACGACCACCATCGCCTTGCCGGGTTGCCACGAGCGGGCGAACTGGAAGACGTAGTCCATGACCAACCGGAAGATGAGCACGATGAGGAAGACCATCAGCGCGATGTAAAGAACCTGCAAGACCACGCTCATGACTGGTGCTTCCCTCTCCCCTGTTCCCTGTTCCGTGCGGTTGTTCCCGGTGGTGCGTCTCAGCTCTGGTTGAAGAACCCGCCCTCTGCGATACGGGCCTTGTCCTCCGCCGTGACATCGACGTTAGCAGGCGACAACAGGAACACCTTCTGCGTCACCCGCTCGATGCTGCCGTGAAGACCAAACACCAAACCGGCCGCAAAGTCGACAAGTCGCTTGGCGTCTGTGTCATCCATCTCAGTCAGATTCATGATCACCGGGGTGCCTTCACGGAAGTGTTCCCCGATGGTACGGGCCTCGTTGTAGGTCCGCGGGTGAAGCGTGGTGATCCGGTAAGGCTCTCGTTCCGATACGACCTTGGGCATGATCACCGGTGCGTTCTTCTCCAGGCTTGCGCGTTCTTGTGTGATGGACGCCACGGGCGCGATACGCGCCGGACGGCCGGATTCCGCGGGTAGCGAAGTTGATCGGGCCACGGGTTCACGCGGCGCGGGCGGCTGTACGATTCGCACCTCTTCGTCCCTTTGGGACTGATGTGCACTGTGCGACTGGTGCGACGGCTCGTGCCGTCGGTGGTCCCGCTCGGGCTCCGGGTCCAGTTCGGGCTCGAAGTCGTCGTCGGGGTCGAACCCCCGGCCGTCGTACCCATCGTCCTCCACGAGGCCGAGGTAGACCGCCATCTTGCGCATCGCGCCGGCCATGCTCTGAGTCCTCCGCTCTGTGGTGGATCGACTGCCAAGTGCCCGCGATCCACGCGGTCGTTACGCCCGCCTTCCGGCGACATTGACCATATTTTCTGCTGTGGTCCGACTTCCTGGCGACGTTACCCGAGCCTGGGGCGGACTCCGAGTACCGCAGTGCCGACGCGTACATGTGTCGCACCGGCCGCCACGGCCTCTTCGAGATCCGCACTCATCCCTGCCGACACCATGTTCGCAGCCGGATGGGCCCGGCGCAGGTCGGTCGACAAATCCATCAACCGCTCGAACGCCGCCTGTTGGAGCCCCGCGTACTCCCCGGTGAGCGGGGCGACGGTCATGAGTCCGTCGAGCCGCAGCCCCGGAGCCTTCGCGACGAGGTCGGCCAATTCTTCGATACCGCCGGGCGCCACACCACCCCTCTCGCCCCGCTCGCGCTCCCCCGCGTCCAGCGCGACCTGGATGAGGCAGCCCACTTCGCGCTCCTGCCGTACGGCCTCCTTCGACAGGCCCGTCACCAGCTTGGAACGATCGACGGACTGCACGAGATCCGCGTAACCGACCACAGACCGCACTTTGTTGGTCTGCAACTGGCCGACAAAATGCCACGCAAGGGGCAGATCCGAGCATTCGGCGGCCTTCGGTGCCGCGTCCTGATCACGGTTCTCGGCGACGTGGCGCACACCGAGTTCCGACAGGATCCGCACATCGCTCGCCGGGTAGGTCTTGGTGACCACGATCAGGGTCACTTCCTCGCGGCCGCGCCCGGCGGCCGCGCAGGCGGCGGCGATGCGGTCCTCCACCTTCGCCAGGTTTGCGGCGAGTTCGTCCTTACGGTCCGTCATGTCCATTCAGTCCAGCCACACATAGCCCGCGAGCCGACCGGTGGTGCGGTCGCGGCGGTACGAGAAGTGGTCGTCCGACTCCCGCGTGCACACCGGTGAGTGCTCCCGGTCCTGCACGCCGCGCCGTGCGAGCTGCGCGTGCACCCCGGCGGCCACATCGACCGCCGGCGTGCCCCAACTCGTCTCGGCGTGCGCCGCCGGCTCCACGGCGGCCACCTCGGCGCGCATCGCTTCCGGCACTTCGTAGCACCGGCCGCAGACGGCGGGGCCGGTGCGGGCGACGATCCGGGCGGGGTCGGCGCCCAGTTCCGTCATCGCGCGTAGCGCTGCCGGGACGACCCCGGCGACCATGCCGGGCCGCCCCGCGTGGGCCGCGGCGACGACCCCGGCGACCGGGTCGGCCAACAGGACCGGCACGCAGTCGGCCGTGAGGACGGCGAGGGCAAGACCCCGCCGCGCCGTGACGATCGCGTCGACGCCGGGCACCGGACGATCACGCCATGGCCCGTCGACCACCGCGACGTCCGTCCCGTGCACCTGGTTCATCCAGACGACCTCACCCGGGTCGAGCCCGAGCGACTTGGCGGCGAGCTCGCGATTGGTCAGTACGGCGTCGCCGTCGTCTCCGACCGCCCCGCCGAGATTGAGCTCCTCATACGGAGCGGCGCTCACCCCGCCCCACCGGTCGGTGAAGGCGAAGTGCGCGCCGCTCACGATGTCGCGCTGTGCTATCACGTCAGAAGGATCACTTAAGGAAGTCCGGGACGTCCAGCTCTTCCGCCGCGCTGTCGGCGTAGGTCCGCGACGGCGGGACCGGCGGGGAGACCGGGATGTCGGCCACCGGGTCCGGTGCGGCGGGCTCGGGCTCCTCCTTCGGCGTGACGCTGCCGAGCGAGCCGAAGGACGGGCGGCTCTCGGTCTGCCGTACCGGAGTGGGCTCCTCGCGGCGGGGCGAGGACGAGGTCGAGGAGGAGGACGACGTCGAGCCGAGGACGTTGTCCCGCCGGGCCGGCGGCTGACCCCCGTCGAAGCCTGCCGCGATCACGGTGACCCGGACCTCGTCGCCGAGGGCGTCGTCGATGACCGCGCCGAAGATGATGTTGGCCTCGGGGTGGGCGGCCTCGCTGACCAGCTGGGCCGCTTCATTGATCTCGAACAGGCCGAGGTCCGAGCCGCCGGAGATGGAGAGCAGCACGCCCCGGGCGCCGTCGATGGACGCCTCGAGGAGCGGCGAGGAGATCGCCATCTCGGCCGCGGCCACCGCGCGGTCGTCGCCGCGGGCCGAGCCGATGCCCATGAGGGCCGAACCGGCCTCGGACATGACCGACTTGACGTCGGCGAAGTCGAGGTTGATCAGACCCGGCGTGGTGATGAGGTCGGTGATGCCCTGGACACCGGAGAGCAGGACCTGGTCGGCCGACTTGAAGGCGTCGAGCACCGAGACCTGGCGGTCCGAGATGGACAGCAGCCGGTCGTTCGGGATGACGATGAGGGTGTCGACCTCTTCGCGGAGTTCGGCGATGCCGTCCTCGGCCTGGTTGGCGCGGCGCCGTCCCTCGAAGGTGAACGGGCGCGTGACCACGCCGATGGTGAGGGCGCCCAGATTGCGGGCGATGTTGGCCACGACGGGCGCGCCGCCGGTGCCGGTGCCGCCGCCTTCACCGGCCGTCACGAAGACCATGTCGGCCCCCTTGAGGACCTCTTCGATCTCCTCGCGGTGGTCCTCGGCGGCCTTGCGGCCGACGGCCGGGTTGGCTCCGGCGCCGAGTCCGCGGGTGAGTTCACGGCC of the Streptomyces sp. T12 genome contains:
- a CDS encoding YggS family pyridoxal phosphate-dependent enzyme, yielding MTDRKDELAANLAKVEDRIAAACAAAGRGREEVTLIVVTKTYPASDVRILSELGVRHVAENRDQDAAPKAAECSDLPLAWHFVGQLQTNKVRSVVGYADLVQSVDRSKLVTGLSKEAVRQEREVGCLIQVALDAGERERGERGGVAPGGIEELADLVAKAPGLRLDGLMTVAPLTGEYAGLQQAAFERLMDLSTDLRRAHPAANMVSAGMSADLEEAVAAGATHVRVGTAVLGVRPRLG
- the ileS gene encoding isoleucine--tRNA ligase; amino-acid sequence: MTTPTYRQVPAQVDLPALEHAVLDFWREQKIFAKSLEQSEGRPEWVFYEGPPTANGMPGAHHIEARVFKDVFPRFRTMRGYHVARKAGWDCHGLPVELAVEKELGFSGKKDIEAYGIAEFNAKCRESVLRHTDAFSQLTTRMGYWVDLDEAYVTMDPEYIESVWWSLKEIFDKDLLVQDHRVAPWCPRCGTGLSDHELAQGYETVVDPSVYVRFPLTSGPLAGEAALLVWTTTPWTLVSNTAVAAHPEVTYVVATKGPEGTEKLVVAEPLLAKALGEGWETTGQTFTGAEMERWTYQRPFELVEFPAPAHYVVNAEYVTTEDGTGLVHQSPAFGEDDLKVCRAYGLPVVNPVRPDGTFAEDVPLVGGVFFKKADEKLTENLQQRGLLFRHIPYEHSYPHCWRCHTALLYYAQPSWYIRTTAVKDRLLQENEKTNWFPETVKHGRFGDWLQNNIDWALSRNRYWGTPLPIWRCEDDHLTCVGSRAQLTELTGTDQSNLDPHRPYIDDITFACPQCEKTATRVPEVIDAWYDSGSMPFAQWGYPHKNKELFESRYPAQFISEAIDQTRGWFYTLMAVGTLVFDKSSYENVVCLGHILAEDGRKMSKHLGNTLEPIPLMDRHGADAVRWFMAAGGSPWAARRVGHGTIQEVVRKTLLTYWNTVAFQALYARTSNWAPSEADPAPADRPVLDRWLLSELHALTDQVTQSLEAYDTQRAGKLLSAFVDDLSNWYVRRSRRRFWQGDKAALRTLHEVVETVTKLMAPLTPFITERVWQDLVAPVTPGAPESVHLSSWPEADLSAIDPELSKQMVLVRRLVELGRATRAESGVKTRQPLRRALVAATGFEALNPELHAQITEELNVESLASLSEVGGSLVDTTAKANFRALGKRFGKRVQDVAKAVANADAAALSLALREGTASVEVDGETVTLAPDEVIITETPREGWSVASDSGATVALDLEITEELRRAGLARDAIRLIQEARKNSGLDVADRIALRWTATDTATVAALGEHAELIADEVLATDFAQGDADDTYGSPFTDEGLTLTFRLRKA
- a CDS encoding cell division protein SepF, with product MAGAMRKMAVYLGLVEDDGYDGRGFDPDDDFEPELDPEPERDHRRHEPSHQSHSAHQSQRDEEVRIVQPPAPREPVARSTSLPAESGRPARIAPVASITQERASLEKNAPVIMPKVVSEREPYRITTLHPRTYNEARTIGEHFREGTPVIMNLTEMDDTDAKRLVDFAAGLVFGLHGSIERVTQKVFLLSPANVDVTAEDKARIAEGGFFNQS
- a CDS encoding YggT family protein, encoding MSVVLQVLYIALMVFLIVLIFRLVMDYVFQFARSWQPGKAMVVVLEATYTVTDPPLKLLRRVIPPLRLGGVALDLSFFVLMIIVYILITLVRSAM
- a CDS encoding DivIVA domain-containing protein; this translates as MPLTPEDVRNKQFTTVRLREGYDEDEVDAFLDEVEAELTRLLRENEDLRAKLAAATRAAAQNQQNMRKPPEGPGGPQDQQQGGMPQQGMRGPGAPVPAGISGPPQQQMGGPMGGPPQLPSGAPQLPAGPGGQGGPQGPGPMGQGPGPMGQPPMQQQMGGPMGGPMGGPGPMGGPGQGGPGGDSAARVLSLAQQTADQAIAEARSEANKIVGEARSRAEGLERDARAKADALERDAQEKHRVAMGSLESARATLERKVEDLRGFEREYRTRLKSYLESQLRQLETQSDDSLAPPRTPAAASLPPSPAPSMAPAGASAPSYGGNQTMGGAPSPAAPSYGGQQQMSPAMTQPMAPVRPQGPGPMGQAPSPMRGFLIDEDDN